The DNA sequence atgttttaTCAGAACTGTCAGATCTTGCAATCTCTCATTTTgccaaaaacacatacaaagtCACAAAGGATTTTCTCAgctaaaactaaactaaactaaactaaactaaactaaactaaactaaactaaactaaactaaactaaactaaactaagcAGCACATTGATGTTTGGTTTCATACAAGTCAGAGGTGCATGACTCAAATTACAACACAGACTGTCATGAAAGCGATGAGGTTTCCTGTGGGTAGGTGATGGGGGGCCAAGTGATGAACAATACATAAACGCACACTCACCATTTTCTTGAGAGAGAGGGGTTCGTCCACAACTGTGTATCCATTTCTGCAGCAAAGATTCCTGAATATGGCATCGGCCATCACCACCTTCATTCTGGTAGAGTGAATTCTGACAACCAGCTCTGCCAGAACCACCGGAGGCAAATCTACAGGACAAAATGGAGGGGAAATGTTGCAGATGCCAAACTGAAGTGATAACACGATTCACTGATTGAAAGCAAAGCATCTTGGTAAGAAGACAAAGGGTAAGTATAGCATTCAGAAATGCTACTTGTCCTAATGCTATGAATAGTGAATAATGTTTTTGATTGCACATTCTATTTTCTGGTGCAGAATTTCTTGTGCCAGCCGGAAACATTTGGACTTCTACGGCATTAGTCCTCTTGTGTGTgggaaacacacatgcacacagacaaaatgaaacttaaaagATAGGCATAGCTATGGACCTAGGGCCAACATTCACACATAACAAAAACTGAGATATTCTTGCTCTTTTTGAATCCTTACCTTGGCTGATAACGGCAAAGTGCTCTCCGAGGTCTTTTAGGCCCTTTTCCACCAGGTTCTGGTTCAGCTTTAAGTGCTGCTGGCACCAGAACTCcaccaacacagacaggagGTCCAGCAGGGTGTCCGCCAAATGCAGCCTCTGCTTCTCACCCCCCTCAGCGTAGTCCTTCAGCgataaacaacatcacagtATGGACTTAGCAAGCTCTAAGAGAAGGTGTagctaattttctttttctggtcaGATTACTAATATGACCCAACTCGCTGTTTTGTTGGATGATGTAACACACCATCAGTCCCACAGTATTTACCTCAATGGCAGCCTGTACCAAGAGCTGGGTTAGTTGCTTCACAGCTCGGGACAACAGTGTCGAGCGCTCCCACACAGTCCAGAAGGTTCCGTACAGCAAAGATCCCGAAGCTGAAGCGTGACAGACTCCAGTTCCCTCTGGCAGCAGAAAATCCCTGAgccagagagaggcagaggaagacaggGGTTACTAAAAGAAGAGTAGACCATCTAATGTGGCGAATTCAAGCACTGATTGTAAGAAAGGAATGGCATGaatttaacaaattaaaatgaaattacatttgaaGTCAATATTATGTGCAGACGAGTAAATGTGTTACATGAGGCTTTTCAAATGAATACAAGTGtcaactgaaaaatgtgactgttgtgAATACAAATTAATGTGTCccaacacctgcagcacacaccAGCTAAAATAAAGCAATCTGTTGAGAATTTCTGGAACAGATGAACTCGTGTCTATTGGGAAAATCCCTCCAAAAATAGACCAATCGCAGGGTTTGTTGATGAACAGAAAGGAGACGGCgcatctaaaacaaacaaaaaaagagcgCGCCctatatacactgtatatacagtatttagGTTGTTACCAGGTGGTGAGAGAGTGGAGTTCCCCCTGGAAGAGCTTGAGGACAAATGCCAGGAGGTCGGTATGAAACTGTACCAGCGTTGGCAGAGCAGGTCCAGGGAGAGGGTGACACGTGACCTCACTGGACATGCAATAACTGAAGGAATacatgcacagagacaaagagtaaatatatataagatattttttttctccatatttGCTAACGAAATACATGATGTGGTTACTTATAATGCAATCTAAAAATAGGTcgtatattatatatatgaggtgtatattatatatgtatttatgtgtattaTCTATACCTTATGGCTGTCTCTAGAAAGGGCCACAGGCCCGCCTTACACCGAGGACACTGCAGCACTTgggtaaaatattttttcagtgtGCTGGGTGCCAGCCAAGGAGGGTTGGTAATGAGCAGGTTGTACATGACATGTTGCAAATTTCTCAGGAAGACGGACGTGGCATTTCCCTGTGAGATAAtgataagaaagaaaataggaagaaaaaagggaaaaatagCGACTTGTGAATGGTATCGGATAGAAATTTGTGCAGTCCTTCAttcagaagggaaaaaaaccgTAATGAAACATGATACAGTTTCATGTATGCATTGAGGATAATGCAGCAGGAGGTGGGTGGATTTATGATCCGGTAATTCTGGTCCTACCTGCTGTGCATATTCTAGGAGGGAGACCAGGTATGGCACTGGAGGAAGCAGGCCAGGGAACAGAGCGCTTCTGATTGAGTCCAAGGCTTCAATGAAGAGCCCGCACTCTATCATACTACCAACATTGCTGAAGTCCATTTCTGTTGCCTGGAGGAATGAAAGAacaatgatgaaatgaaagaggtatacaaaaaaaaggagaagaaaacactgcactCAAGGAGACGGACAGGcgaaagaggagaaaaaagcaaGGGCAGAAGGGTAATGGAAATAGGAAGTGAATGGGCATTACAGGTTCCTGGGGGTCATTTCTGACTGTCTGTTTTTGCCAAATAGCATTTGGATTCAGAGAGCGGAGAATGGAAATACATGAGAACTTATAATAGCAATCTGATGGAGAATCACTTGGGTAAGGTATGGACAAGACAGTGGAGAGTGTTGTTAATAGGCCTGCCAATCACAGCTCTCAGATCAGCTGACAGTGGTGGTTAAATTGGTGACCTGAGTATGAAGCGCCCTTGCTCTAGATGTCACTTTCCATTGAAATGTATGACATAAAGGAAATTGAATGACCCGATCCTCTTGATGAAACACGTAGTTATTTTAGAGATAAAAAGAACTTatcaagggtgtgtgtgtgtttgcgtgtgtgcgtgcatatcTACCTGGGACTGTGGACGGTGCGGGTCATGGTAACCCAGAAATTCAAGGAAGCGCAGTCTCGGTTGGCCCTACAGCAAAAGACCCCATTAACAATGTCAAATACATGCAACACAGCCAAAATAGGTCATTCAAGCGCACAGAATGCAGACCGTCTAAGAGAAAACTACGCTTCAGTGCTTCTCTGCAgcaaaccacaaacacacacacacacacacacacacacacacacacacacacacacacacacacacacacacacacacacacatacacacctcctGTTTGATGACATATTCCCTGAGCTCTGCCTCCAGCTTAGAGAAGTCAACATCAACAAAACTGGCGTTCTTCGTCTCAGCTGGGTGATCATCAGTCATGTTGAACTTCATATCTGCACAATTGCTCTgccaagaaacatttaaaacatttttttcaagctGATAATTATCTGGTATCTGAAAAAGCTTTAATATCATTTGTTAAAGCAACAGGAAGCAAGCAGTCATATGCAAAATACAAGCCTTGGAAGACTTCAGGACTGATGAGAAGGACATGATGAAGCCTGATACTGCTGGAATGTGAcaaagtgcatttactcaagtgctgtactTAAGCACAAATTCAAGGTACTTGTATTTACATTCAATACAACTTATTCAGCTATACCTCAGAGAGAAATGTTGAGGTTTTTACTCTAGTATTTGTCTCACAGCTTTAGTTCCTTTTTCTTGTCAAGTGAAAACCCTGTTTCTCCAACTTGTGATTTTGAATGAGATTCATTTTTCACAAACTATGGGATAATATGTTCCTTTATGGGTTGAGAAAATCCTCCTATTCATTCAGTGAACTAAACTTATAACTTAACGATTCAGTTCAATTAAGCTTTAGGAGTGAAGgtgaaaaaacatgtttttcattcaaatcAAGAAATTATAAACTCAAttatttaacaaataaaatgctACAGATCAGGCGTTTTACTCAATTAAAGGATGCGACTATTTCTTCCACTTCTGCTGATAATCAGTCAATGaatgtcatttaaataaattaatctgaCTTACCCCAAAGAGGTGCTGGACAATGTGGCTTACAGGATAGCAAGGAGCACTGTGGGATTTTGAGTCATCTGTGATGGGTTTAGCCATGACATGCGTAACAGAGgcatgagagggaggagggcagcGGTATACTTTGGCCCTGCCTGCTTTCAGGAGCCTGGGGAAGTTTGAGGTGTGATTCATTTAGAATCATGCAACATTTTATATACCCAGGGATGGATCGTTGTGAGTAGTGATAAAGGATTTTTGTATGACTCCTCACCGTTTGAACATGGCCCTGCGGGTGGGCTCTTGAACCATGAGGAGAACCCTCCAGCCCTGGAATGCCCCTTTTATCCTCCCGCTGGCCACCTTCTCCCTCCACTGCCTAACAGGGTAAAAGGCAGATGTGGCACACGTGGAAATGGAAATTTCATAGGGTCCTTCTGCAAGCCAGGATCCATTCTTAACACTGTCCAACACATAGTCTGGAGTCACAACCCACTTTCCTGgtcaaatgaaagagagaacaaTGGTCTTCTGTCAGTCTTAGGACCGTGAAGTGAAgaattattttctgacattcatcatcatcactataGTAACAATGGTGACTGACCTGCAGCACAGGCTGCCAAAAACTTCTCGCTGGACAAAACCTGAGGGATTATGAGATGGGTACTGCTGTGCTCATAGACCTGGGTGAAAGATGATAACAGCATCAGTGTTTATACAAGTAACAAATAATAACAGACGGCATACAACAACACCAAAtttatcatatatcatatacaaAAGATTAAAATAGTAATAATCAAAATCAGATCATTCAACTAATTCTCATGgaaaaataattgtgtttctctgttatTTGTTATGAGAGGCAAAACTGTTCAGattgtgcaaaataaacacttagATTGATTAGATCACTTAGATGGAATTGCAACACAGGGAAGCTGATATCTTCGAAGTCGTTCCAATATCAAAAACTTTTGTCACCCATAGTATTCCCGTCTTTTGTGGCCACCATCCAGGTCTTTTCAGCTGCCAGTTTGTTTGTGCCCTCTCTGTGACgcaatacaaatatttgtttcttaACAACTACTATTATTATCTGGATAATGTCGTGAATGAAGTTTATTTTGGCCAGGGTAATGGTGACATGAAATTTCGATAGTGTCCCATGACTCTACAACAGAAAAGTACAGTAGACTCTAGGTGCTGCACTGTAGGGCGGAATGCCCTTCAACTAGTATGGTATCATAACATCAAGATTCTTTCCGAACGTTTCCTttgtaatttacatttacatttagggcatttagcagacacttttgtccaaagtgacttacaataagtacatttgtcaca is a window from the Acanthopagrus latus isolate v.2019 chromosome 5, fAcaLat1.1, whole genome shotgun sequence genome containing:
- the slf1 gene encoding SMC5-SMC6 complex localization factor protein 1 isoform X2 — its product is MASSTHVFQISGIKNCEKKRVLVQGIQQLGGKYIGGSVYEHSSTHLIIPQVLSSEKFLAACAAGKWVVTPDYVLDSVKNGSWLAEGPYEISISTCATSAFYPVRQWREKVASGRIKGAFQGWRVLLMVQEPTRRAMFKRLLKAGRAKVYRCPPPSHASVTHVMAKPITDDSKSHSAPCYPVSHIVQHLFGSNCADMKFNMTDDHPAETKNASFVDVDFSKLEAELREYVIKQEGQPRLRFLEFLGYHDPHRPQSQATEMDFSNVGSMIECGLFIEALDSIRSALFPGLLPPVPYLVSLLEYAQQGNATSVFLRNLQHVMYNLLITNPPWLAPSTLKKYFTQVLQCPRCKAGLWPFLETAISYCMSSEVTCHPLPGPALPTLVQFHTDLLAFVLKLFQGELHSLTTWDFLLPEGTGVCHASASGSLLYGTFWTVWERSTLLSRAVKQLTQLLVQAAIEDYAEGGEKQRLHLADTLLDLLSVLVEFWCQQHLKLNQNLVEKGLKDLGEHFAVISQDLPPVVLAELVVRIHSTRMKVVMADAIFRNLCCRNGYTVVDEPLSLKKMVLSYLPALGSLARCPAGARLRTGWTGQGTVCSAQSSLVNGTSPEKENIPRGLNRVNAAGETLLHRACKRNQVETVLQILALPGTDVNVEDHAGWTPLHEACNHGSTACVAALLCHHPAPVLNNQVGGVSPLHDALLNGHMDIAKMLLEHAGSVLLQQTDGGGRTALDLVSATGQREELLHSAQVGDSKRDRAVTEVLNLPLLEAGSTLLAHLIFSYHQERGLSGCMQPSDPSSSLAYRLVRALEAHSLQNVTLGWTDQRAARLAEDAKTLLELSRGSYLGQVPQAVKECKGENTQFLMEILEYVKSQGEALVVDL
- the slf1 gene encoding SMC5-SMC6 complex localization factor protein 1 isoform X1, producing MMASSTHVFQISGIKNCEKKRVLVQGIQQLGGKYIGGSVYEHSSTHLIIPQVLSSEKFLAACAAGKWVVTPDYVLDSVKNGSWLAEGPYEISISTCATSAFYPVRQWREKVASGRIKGAFQGWRVLLMVQEPTRRAMFKRLLKAGRAKVYRCPPPSHASVTHVMAKPITDDSKSHSAPCYPVSHIVQHLFGSNCADMKFNMTDDHPAETKNASFVDVDFSKLEAELREYVIKQEGQPRLRFLEFLGYHDPHRPQSQATEMDFSNVGSMIECGLFIEALDSIRSALFPGLLPPVPYLVSLLEYAQQGNATSVFLRNLQHVMYNLLITNPPWLAPSTLKKYFTQVLQCPRCKAGLWPFLETAISYCMSSEVTCHPLPGPALPTLVQFHTDLLAFVLKLFQGELHSLTTWDFLLPEGTGVCHASASGSLLYGTFWTVWERSTLLSRAVKQLTQLLVQAAIEDYAEGGEKQRLHLADTLLDLLSVLVEFWCQQHLKLNQNLVEKGLKDLGEHFAVISQDLPPVVLAELVVRIHSTRMKVVMADAIFRNLCCRNGYTVVDEPLSLKKMVLSYLPALGSLARCPAGARLRTGWTGQGTVCSAQSSLVNGTSPEKENIPRGLNRVNAAGETLLHRACKRNQVETVLQILALPGTDVNVEDHAGWTPLHEACNHGSTACVAALLCHHPAPVLNNQVGGVSPLHDALLNGHMDIAKMLLEHAGSVLLQQTDGGGRTALDLVSATGQREELLHSAQVGDSKRDRAVTEVLNLPLLEAGSTLLAHLIFSYHQERGLSGCMQPSDPSSSLAYRLVRALEAHSLQNVTLGWTDQRAARLAEDAKTLLELSRGSYLGQVPQAVKECKGENTQFLMEILEYVKSQGEALVVDL